A single uncultured Methanolobus sp. DNA region contains:
- a CDS encoding TraB/GumN family protein encodes MYSEEYPGNSSFSSSGPSEIQIIKEVIRDDRPERPASEGEPENANRPSEIILVGTAHVSEKSVREVNATIEREKPDIVAVELCRPRYEAIKGNVKNSDIPVKELLKEGKVYFYLVHMLLAHIQKKFADEMGVQPGAEMISAIEAAEASGAQVLLIDRDVQVTLQRFWSKMGFIEKLKMLGGLIAAVLGIGGTQDIDMDTITNQDMVSMLVEEFRDTSPNAVKVLIDERDAYMANNLVKAAMGGNKKIVAVIGAGHRAGIQRYLENPKTIPRINYGVEAPKKKFSIMKLFGALVVAIALGTFALLILSGVPLETLALAFAWWFIINGVLSAAGALLARGHPYSVLTAFSVAWLTSLNPMMAAGWFAGLTEAKYRPPTTDNFKELVEIETTEDMMKNNLFRVVLVAALANLGSMIGTFLGVYVMIQVTGIDPQELIRNGISAGFAALGLG; translated from the coding sequence ATGTATTCTGAGGAATATCCGGGGAATTCATCGTTTTCCAGTTCAGGGCCTTCTGAGATCCAGATCATAAAAGAGGTCATCAGGGATGACAGACCCGAAAGACCTGCATCTGAAGGTGAACCTGAAAATGCTAACAGGCCCAGCGAGATTATTCTTGTTGGAACAGCCCACGTCTCTGAAAAAAGTGTCAGGGAAGTCAATGCAACTATTGAAAGGGAGAAGCCGGACATAGTTGCAGTTGAACTCTGTCGTCCAAGGTACGAAGCCATCAAAGGTAATGTCAAGAACAGTGACATTCCGGTAAAGGAGCTTCTCAAGGAAGGCAAGGTCTATTTCTATCTTGTACACATGCTGCTGGCTCATATTCAGAAGAAATTCGCTGATGAAATGGGTGTCCAGCCAGGTGCTGAGATGATAAGTGCCATCGAGGCTGCTGAAGCCAGTGGCGCACAGGTTCTTCTCATTGACAGGGATGTTCAGGTAACTCTCCAGCGTTTCTGGAGCAAGATGGGTTTTATCGAGAAACTGAAGATGCTTGGCGGCCTTATTGCTGCTGTACTTGGTATCGGCGGCACTCAGGATATCGATATGGACACAATTACCAATCAGGATATGGTTTCCATGCTGGTTGAAGAGTTCAGGGACACATCTCCGAATGCTGTTAAGGTTCTTATCGATGAAAGAGACGCATACATGGCTAACAATCTTGTAAAAGCTGCAATGGGTGGCAACAAGAAGATCGTAGCTGTAATAGGTGCAGGCCACAGGGCAGGTATCCAGCGTTATCTTGAGAACCCGAAGACAATTCCCAGAATTAACTATGGAGTTGAAGCTCCAAAGAAGAAATTCAGCATCATGAAGCTTTTCGGTGCCCTGGTGGTTGCAATTGCACTTGGAACATTTGCATTGCTTATCCTTTCCGGAGTTCCACTGGAAACACTTGCACTTGCATTTGCATGGTGGTTCATCATAAATGGTGTTCTCAGCGCTGCCGGAGCGTTGCTTGCAAGAGGCCATCCGTACTCAGTTCTGACCGCATTCTCCGTTGCATGGCTCACATCCCTTAACCCGATGATGGCAGCAGGATGGTTCGCAGGTCTGACCGAAGCAAAATACCGCCCACCGACAACTGATAATTTCAAAGAGCTCGTTGAGATCGAAACAACTGAGGACATGATGAAGAACAATCTCTTCCGAGTTGTTCTTGTGGCAGCTCTTGCCAACCTTGGAAGTATGATCGGTACTTTCCTTGGTGTTTATGTAATGATCCAGGTTACAGGAATCGATCCTCAGGAACTTATCCGCAATGGAATAAGTGCCGGATTTGCAGCTCTTGGACTGGGTTAA
- a CDS encoding HEAT repeat domain-containing protein, which translates to MKTKIFVTVVFALLLMISSVQAIESQSNETVSAETIDQLIQELGSSNTTIKSNAAKTLVDIGDPAVDPLISALNDENYDIRENAALVLGKIGNETAIDPLILSLSEQDWEETEEEREFGKSLEIALGSFGESAVEPLSKFIEGKEYSDSVGHSIAALEPIGEPAVPVLVQLLYTDLRVEAAYHLRMIGEPAVDYLIPLLDDEDPKVQGRAAEALVGTSNPDVIEPLTRLLGDDDEYVRNRARHALESMENQLPETESFLYGREREFFVEDEKREWLSSLEPIVKGRSEYIMPYLYPDGPVIGYGLYYKGYLTVDLLIGSEVNESYMAEIYSVIDEEAQKHGVKEVPVLFSYTSMAVDDVEVEIPDELLELTTDEDASKIMLPAGFMAVMLFILVIGVLLSRKT; encoded by the coding sequence ATGAAAACAAAAATCTTCGTTACTGTTGTTTTTGCATTGTTACTGATGATTTCATCAGTACAGGCCATTGAAAGTCAAAGTAATGAGACTGTATCTGCTGAGACAATAGATCAACTTATACAGGAACTTGGTAGTTCCAATACTACCATCAAATCAAATGCTGCTAAGACTTTAGTTGATATTGGGGATCCTGCAGTTGACCCTTTGATCTCGGCTCTGAATGATGAGAATTACGATATCAGGGAGAATGCAGCTCTTGTCCTTGGAAAAATAGGTAATGAAACAGCAATTGATCCATTGATTCTCTCTCTTTCAGAACAGGATTGGGAAGAAACAGAGGAAGAAAGGGAATTTGGGAAATCACTTGAAATCGCTCTTGGTAGTTTTGGTGAGTCTGCAGTTGAACCTCTTTCTAAGTTCATAGAGGGAAAAGAGTATAGTGACTCGGTAGGGCATTCTATTGCTGCTCTTGAGCCAATCGGAGAGCCTGCAGTTCCTGTGTTGGTTCAGTTGCTTTATACAGACCTCAGGGTTGAAGCAGCTTATCATCTGAGAATGATTGGTGAACCAGCTGTAGATTATTTAATACCATTATTGGATGATGAAGACCCTAAGGTTCAAGGAAGAGCAGCAGAAGCACTTGTAGGTACAAGTAATCCGGATGTTATAGAGCCATTAACCAGGCTACTGGGTGATGACGATGAGTATGTAAGAAACAGGGCTCGACATGCCCTTGAAAGTATGGAAAACCAACTCCCTGAGACAGAGAGTTTTCTTTACGGAAGAGAGCGTGAGTTCTTTGTAGAGGATGAAAAAAGAGAGTGGCTGAGTTCACTCGAACCGATTGTGAAGGGGAGGAGTGAATATATTATGCCATATTTATACCCGGATGGCCCTGTAATTGGATATGGTTTGTATTATAAAGGATATTTAACAGTTGATCTTCTCATCGGCTCTGAAGTGAATGAGAGTTATATGGCTGAGATTTACAGTGTCATTGATGAAGAAGCTCAAAAACATGGTGTTAAGGAAGTTCCGGTTCTTTTTTCATATACATCAATGGCTGTTGATGATGTAGAAGTGGAGATTCCTGATGAATTATTGGAACTAACAACCGATGAAGATGCAAGTAAAATAATGTTACCAGCAGGTTTCATGGCAGTGATGTTGTTTATTCTTGTAATTGGGGTTTTGTTGAGTAGAAAGACATAA